Proteins encoded in a region of the Sphingomonas sp. HMP9 genome:
- a CDS encoding YihY/virulence factor BrkB family protein, with amino-acid sequence MNSELRSEHQATSPWSMSAREWWTVLKRTWAEGNDDNIGLIAAGTAFYGFAAIVPLLASVVLIYGLVADTATVVANIRGLFNVLPDDAARVIGDQLATVVNTSEGKKGFGLVIALGIALYGGTKGASSIVTALNIAYEEKETRGFIALNVLAFAITGGAVLLALVAALSTAAFALLDSLIPGAPEFLLLAIRLVSYGVLASLGVTAAACLYRFGPNRHKARWAWLTPGSLAATLVWLGATIGFGIYVSRFGNYGATYGSLSAVIVLLTWLWLSAYVFLLGAELNSELEHQTASDTTTGPSAPMGARGAAVADTVATDAEPLPDVRPAEPDRAGVLAVAHLSGVQAGLPASLLALGGLRSIRRGSPVAGLGMIAIGAALAHRKRAAPEKKAKTPRAKA; translated from the coding sequence TTGAATAGTGAGTTACGATCCGAGCACCAGGCCACCAGTCCGTGGTCGATGTCGGCGCGCGAATGGTGGACGGTCCTGAAGCGCACCTGGGCCGAGGGGAACGACGACAATATCGGTCTCATCGCGGCGGGTACCGCGTTTTACGGGTTCGCCGCGATCGTCCCGTTGCTGGCGTCGGTCGTGCTGATCTACGGCTTGGTCGCCGACACCGCGACGGTGGTTGCCAATATCCGCGGGCTGTTCAACGTCTTGCCCGACGACGCTGCCCGCGTGATCGGAGACCAGCTCGCGACCGTCGTCAATACATCGGAAGGCAAGAAGGGGTTCGGCCTAGTCATCGCGCTCGGTATCGCGCTGTATGGCGGCACCAAGGGCGCATCGTCGATCGTCACCGCGCTCAACATCGCCTATGAGGAGAAAGAGACGCGCGGGTTCATCGCCCTCAACGTGCTTGCCTTTGCGATCACGGGTGGCGCGGTCTTGTTGGCCTTGGTTGCCGCGCTGTCGACCGCGGCGTTCGCGCTACTCGACAGCCTGATCCCCGGCGCGCCGGAGTTCCTGCTGCTGGCGATCCGTCTGGTCAGCTACGGCGTACTGGCTTCATTGGGCGTTACGGCGGCGGCATGTCTGTACCGGTTCGGCCCCAACCGCCACAAGGCGAGGTGGGCGTGGCTGACCCCGGGATCGCTGGCCGCGACTTTGGTCTGGCTGGGCGCGACGATCGGGTTCGGCATCTACGTCTCGCGCTTCGGCAATTACGGTGCGACCTATGGCTCGCTGAGCGCCGTGATCGTGTTGCTCACCTGGCTGTGGCTGTCAGCCTATGTCTTTCTTCTCGGTGCCGAGCTGAATTCGGAGCTCGAGCATCAGACGGCGAGCGACACGACGACCGGCCCGTCGGCGCCGATGGGCGCAAGAGGCGCGGCCGTCGCTGACACAGTGGCGACCGACGCAGAGCCTTTGCCCGATGTTCGGCCTGCAGAGCCAGACAGGGCAGGGGTCTTGGCGGTCGCGCATCTGAGCGGCGTGCAAGCCGGGTTACCTGCCTCACTTCTGGCGCTTGGCGGGCTGAGGTCCATCCGTCGCGGTTCGCCGGTCGCGGGTCTCGGCATGATTGCCATCGGCGCGGCTCTGGCGCACCGGAAACGCGCTGCACCTGAAAAGAAGGCGAAAACTCCGCGAGCCAAGGCTTGA
- a CDS encoding IS256 family transposase, producing the protein MTDTTNVVQFRQPDDVDDPLTEVLRAGARRLLAQAVELEAEAFLAARDDLRLPDGRSRLVRHGHGPERQVQTGIGPVPVSRVKIRDRGGAEEGERVRFSSAILPRWARRTKSLDALLPVLYLRGVSTGDFQEALTALLGKDAPNLSPAVVGRLTAEWQVEYEHWQARDLSARRYVYVWADGVYLQARMEDHSECMLVLIGATPEGRKELVGFQVGVRESAQSWRELLVEVKRRGLAIAPEIAVGDGALGFWKALDEVWPSTRHQRCWVHKIANVLNKVPKSVQPAIKADLREIYSAPERAAAEKAIAVFVEKYSAKYTKAVECLTKDRERLLTFFDFPAEHWDHLRTSNPIESVFATVRHRTVRTKGALSPKTARLMVFKLVIAASRKWRRLKGENQLPKVVAGVTFRDGTEVVDGQSTRAA; encoded by the coding sequence ATGACCGATACTACCAACGTCGTTCAATTTCGCCAGCCCGATGATGTCGACGATCCGTTGACCGAGGTGCTGCGTGCCGGAGCTCGCCGGCTGCTTGCGCAGGCGGTGGAACTGGAGGCCGAGGCGTTCCTGGCGGCGCGAGACGACCTGCGACTACCCGATGGACGGTCGCGCCTGGTGCGCCACGGGCACGGGCCAGAGCGTCAGGTCCAGACCGGGATTGGCCCGGTGCCGGTGTCGCGCGTGAAGATCCGTGATCGCGGGGGGGCCGAGGAAGGGGAGCGTGTGCGCTTCTCGTCGGCAATCCTGCCGCGCTGGGCACGGCGGACCAAGAGCCTGGATGCGCTGCTGCCGGTGCTGTATCTGCGCGGGGTTTCGACCGGCGATTTTCAGGAGGCGCTCACGGCGCTCCTTGGCAAGGACGCGCCCAACCTTTCGCCGGCGGTGGTCGGTCGGCTCACCGCTGAATGGCAGGTCGAATACGAGCACTGGCAGGCGCGCGACCTATCGGCCCGCCGCTACGTGTATGTGTGGGCGGACGGCGTCTACCTGCAGGCGCGGATGGAGGATCATTCCGAGTGCATGCTGGTGCTGATCGGCGCCACGCCTGAGGGCAGGAAGGAACTGGTCGGCTTCCAGGTGGGCGTCCGTGAAAGCGCTCAGAGCTGGCGCGAGCTGCTCGTCGAGGTGAAACGGCGCGGCCTCGCAATCGCACCCGAGATCGCGGTGGGCGATGGCGCACTCGGCTTCTGGAAAGCGCTCGACGAAGTCTGGCCCAGCACGCGCCACCAGCGCTGCTGGGTGCACAAGATCGCCAACGTACTGAACAAGGTGCCCAAGTCGGTGCAGCCTGCAATAAAAGCTGACCTGCGCGAGATATATAGCGCGCCTGAGCGCGCAGCGGCGGAGAAGGCGATCGCCGTCTTTGTCGAGAAATATAGCGCGAAATACACCAAGGCCGTCGAATGCCTGACCAAGGATCGCGAGAGGCTGCTCACCTTCTTCGACTTCCCCGCCGAGCACTGGGACCATCTGCGGACGTCGAACCCGATCGAGAGCGTGTTCGCGACCGTGCGCCACAGGACGGTGCGTACCAAGGGCGCGCTGTCACCAAAGACGGCACGCCTCATGGTCTTCAAACTCGTCATCGCCGCGTCCAGGAAATGGCGCCGGCTGAAGGGCGAGAACCAGTTGCCCAAAGTCGTCGCTGGTGTCACATTCCGTGACGGCACCGAAGTCGTCGACGGCCAATCAACCCGCGCCGCCTGA
- a CDS encoding transglutaminase-like domain-containing protein, with product MLIRAGYDIRFETDVATPMMAMLSLHPSRNKDLVTPHRIVDDPDMPAYDYLDAFGNVCTRITVPKGGLTLSCDFTVQDSGAPDPVTPGAIQHAVEDLPDDILIYLLGSRYCETDRLSETAWSLFGHVSAGWQRVQAIVDFTHDHVEFGYHFARPTKTAWDVYQERQGVCRDFAHLAITLCRCMNIPARYCTGYLGDIGIPPVDAPMDFSAWFDVYLGGTWHTFDARHNRPRIGRILMARGRDATDTALTTTFGPARLVGFDVHTDEVGLEPRSDAVVPAG from the coding sequence ATGCTGATCAGGGCAGGCTACGACATTCGATTCGAAACCGACGTAGCGACTCCGATGATGGCGATGCTGAGCCTGCATCCGTCGCGGAACAAGGATCTCGTTACGCCGCACCGGATCGTCGACGATCCGGACATGCCGGCCTATGATTATCTCGATGCGTTCGGCAACGTCTGCACGCGGATCACGGTGCCCAAGGGTGGCCTGACGCTGTCGTGCGACTTCACCGTCCAGGACAGTGGCGCGCCCGACCCGGTAACGCCCGGCGCGATCCAGCACGCGGTCGAGGATCTTCCCGACGATATCCTGATCTACCTGCTCGGCAGCCGGTATTGCGAAACGGACCGCCTGTCCGAGACGGCGTGGTCGTTGTTCGGACATGTTTCGGCGGGTTGGCAGCGGGTGCAGGCGATCGTCGACTTCACGCACGATCACGTCGAGTTCGGCTATCACTTCGCGCGTCCGACGAAGACCGCATGGGACGTGTATCAGGAGCGGCAGGGCGTATGCCGCGATTTCGCGCATCTTGCGATCACGCTGTGTCGCTGCATGAACATCCCGGCCCGCTATTGCACCGGCTATCTCGGCGATATCGGCATCCCCCCCGTCGATGCGCCGATGGACTTTTCCGCATGGTTCGACGTGTATCTCGGCGGCACGTGGCACACGTTCGACGCGCGCCATAATCGCCCGCGGATCGGCCGTATCCTGATGGCGCGGGGCAGGGACGCGACCGACACCGCGCTCACCACCACCTTCGGTCCGGCACGCCTGGTCGGTTTCGACGTCCACACGGACGAAGTCGGCCTCGAGCCGCGCAGCGATGCCGTGGTGCCAGCGGGGTAA
- a CDS encoding arylesterase — MRRWPLYGGGLALLQAGLLAGCDRTPEIPAPPPATNPATNIVSPTTAQVATTPAPRGPERLILAFGDSLYAGYGLDRGQSLPDALQNRLRKDGINATIVNAGVSGDTSAAGRQRFAFALDSMKRKPDLILLGLGGNDVLRQISPDETRANMTAMMAEAKRRSIPVMLTGMMAPPNLGPEYSRRFNSIWTDLARSYHATLYPFILDGVIGDAGLMQADHVHPNRTGVDRIAARVAPLVETALGGRK; from the coding sequence ATGCGACGCTGGCCTCTTTATGGGGGCGGACTGGCGCTTCTCCAAGCGGGGTTGCTGGCCGGCTGCGATCGGACCCCCGAGATCCCTGCCCCGCCGCCCGCGACGAACCCCGCGACGAATATCGTCTCGCCGACGACCGCCCAGGTTGCAACGACCCCCGCGCCTCGAGGTCCAGAGCGCCTGATCCTCGCATTCGGTGACAGCCTATATGCCGGCTATGGGCTCGATCGCGGGCAGAGCCTGCCCGATGCGTTGCAAAACCGGTTGCGCAAGGACGGGATCAACGCGACGATCGTCAACGCCGGTGTCTCGGGCGATACCAGTGCGGCGGGACGGCAGCGGTTCGCGTTCGCGCTCGACAGCATGAAGCGCAAACCCGACCTGATCCTGCTGGGGCTCGGCGGCAATGATGTCCTGCGCCAGATATCGCCGGACGAAACGCGCGCCAACATGACGGCCATGATGGCCGAGGCCAAGCGGCGCAGTATCCCCGTCATGCTGACCGGCATGATGGCGCCGCCCAATCTTGGTCCGGAGTATTCGCGTCGGTTCAATAGCATATGGACCGACTTAGCCAGATCCTATCATGCAACGCTCTACCCCTTCATCCTCGATGGCGTCATCGGCGACGCCGGATTGATGCAGGCGGACCATGTTCATCCCAACCGGACGGGTGTCGACCGGATCGCCGCCCGCGTTGCGCCGCTGGTTGAAACGGCGTTAGGAGGGCGCAAATGA
- a CDS encoding ABC transporter permease, translating into MSEWRLAWRLARRELDLRFRGLRLLLACLFLGVGALAAIGSLTQSIDGELAARGSAILGGDVEFGTSQRAATADERAAMARLGTVSETVRMQATAIRGTTSVPVQLKGVDAVYPLYGTLAVQGGSVATVDDPNAIWIVPALAQRLGGGRGASIRLGIADFTVAGVIANEPDRLGEGFTLGPVAIVSMAGIARTGLVQPGSLYESKYRVRLSPGASPPTAVERFKAAFPTGGWETKTRDRAAPGAERFVDRMGQFLLLVGLSALVIAGIGVGNGVSSYLAARRSSIAALKVLGATSGLIARIYLLEVAVVAAMGIVAGLVAGAATVPLIVWLAGDVLPVAPRFALQFAPLALAAAYGMLIALAFTAPPLIEAGSIPAAGLLRGVFGNRSVPLRRTLPWVLGAGAAIVALALSTADQPGLSAGFLAAVAGVLLVLAAFGWAVRRIAAALPRSRKPLLRLAIAGLHRPGARTGTLVVALGLGLTLFVLLAGIRTSIDANIALTVPKRAPALFALDVPPDREAEFRRTIEGVAFHPVIRTVPAMRGTITGYGTTRVADLKTLPDGAWALRGERGLTYAATLPEGSELTAGRWWPRDYTGPPLVSIDERLAKVLALKIGDPLTYTLLGVERTARIASFRRISWDTLGFNFVMVFSPNAIEDAPHNLAATIELAPGQDARVMRALLPRFPSVSVIEVRGVLGQIRDIVAQMATAITAAASVAILAGIAVLIGAIAAAREARTYDGVILRTLGATRRQVLAVQALEYAFLSIVLSALALLLGLGGAWYVVTQLFSFEWRPDYTTVVVTLAGGAGLTMAIGLIGAWPILGARPSEALRQL; encoded by the coding sequence GTGAGCGAATGGCGGCTGGCGTGGCGGCTTGCCCGTCGCGAACTCGATCTTCGGTTTCGTGGGTTGCGGCTGTTGCTGGCGTGCCTGTTTCTCGGCGTCGGTGCGCTGGCGGCGATCGGCAGCCTGACGCAGTCGATCGACGGCGAGCTTGCGGCGCGGGGCAGCGCGATCCTGGGCGGCGACGTCGAGTTCGGCACGTCGCAGCGTGCCGCCACCGCTGACGAGCGCGCCGCGATGGCGCGGCTCGGGACGGTGTCCGAGACCGTCCGGATGCAGGCGACCGCGATCCGCGGCACCACCAGCGTACCGGTCCAGCTCAAGGGCGTCGACGCGGTCTATCCGCTTTACGGTACGCTCGCCGTGCAAGGTGGATCGGTTGCGACGGTCGACGATCCCAACGCGATCTGGATCGTTCCGGCCTTGGCGCAGAGGCTCGGCGGCGGCCGCGGTGCCAGCATACGGCTCGGGATCGCCGACTTCACCGTCGCCGGCGTGATCGCAAACGAACCGGACCGTCTCGGTGAAGGCTTCACGCTGGGCCCGGTCGCGATCGTCTCGATGGCGGGCATCGCGCGGACCGGTCTGGTCCAGCCCGGCAGCCTGTACGAGAGCAAATACCGCGTGCGCCTGTCTCCCGGCGCGTCGCCCCCAACCGCCGTCGAACGGTTCAAGGCCGCATTCCCGACCGGCGGCTGGGAGACCAAGACACGTGACCGTGCCGCGCCGGGTGCCGAACGCTTCGTCGATCGCATGGGGCAGTTCCTGCTTCTGGTCGGGCTGTCCGCGCTCGTCATCGCCGGGATCGGCGTCGGCAACGGCGTGTCCTCCTATCTCGCCGCCCGCCGCAGTAGCATCGCGGCGTTGAAGGTGCTCGGCGCGACGTCTGGCCTGATCGCCAGGATCTACCTATTGGAAGTCGCGGTCGTCGCGGCGATGGGGATCGTCGCGGGGCTTGTCGCAGGCGCTGCGACCGTACCGCTGATCGTCTGGCTCGCGGGGGACGTCCTGCCGGTCGCGCCGCGCTTCGCGCTGCAGTTCGCGCCGCTCGCGCTCGCGGCCGCGTACGGCATGCTGATCGCACTCGCCTTTACCGCGCCACCGCTGATCGAGGCGGGCAGCATTCCCGCGGCGGGGTTGTTGCGCGGTGTGTTCGGCAATCGGTCCGTGCCGTTGCGTCGCACCTTGCCCTGGGTGCTGGGTGCAGGCGCCGCGATCGTCGCGCTCGCTTTGTCGACCGCGGACCAGCCGGGCCTGAGCGCAGGCTTCCTTGCGGCTGTCGCTGGCGTATTGCTGGTATTGGCCGCATTCGGCTGGGCAGTACGTCGGATCGCCGCAGCGCTTCCCCGCTCGCGCAAGCCGTTGTTGCGGCTCGCGATTGCCGGACTCCACCGCCCGGGCGCGCGGACCGGTACCCTGGTCGTCGCTCTTGGTCTCGGCTTGACGCTGTTCGTCCTGCTCGCCGGCATCCGCACCAGTATCGATGCGAACATCGCGCTCACCGTACCAAAGCGCGCGCCGGCGCTGTTCGCGCTTGACGTACCGCCCGACCGCGAGGCGGAGTTCCGGCGGACGATCGAAGGCGTGGCATTCCACCCGGTCATTCGTACCGTCCCCGCGATGCGTGGCACGATCACCGGCTACGGTACGACGCGTGTCGCCGATCTCAAGACGCTACCCGACGGCGCATGGGCGCTGCGCGGCGAGCGCGGGCTTACCTATGCCGCGACCTTGCCCGAGGGTAGCGAACTCACCGCGGGTCGCTGGTGGCCGCGCGACTATACCGGACCGCCGCTGGTCTCGATCGACGAGCGATTGGCCAAGGTGCTCGCGCTCAAGATCGGCGATCCGCTAACCTACACCTTGCTTGGCGTGGAGCGGACCGCGCGGATCGCGTCATTCCGCCGGATCAGCTGGGACACGCTCGGCTTCAACTTCGTGATGGTGTTCTCGCCCAACGCCATTGAGGACGCGCCGCATAATCTCGCCGCGACGATCGAGCTGGCACCGGGGCAGGACGCGCGCGTGATGCGGGCGTTGCTGCCGCGCTTCCCCTCGGTGTCGGTCATCGAGGTTCGCGGTGTGCTCGGCCAGATCCGCGATATCGTCGCGCAGATGGCGACCGCGATCACCGCCGCGGCATCGGTGGCGATCCTGGCCGGGATCGCGGTGCTCATCGGCGCGATCGCCGCAGCGCGAGAGGCGCGCACATATGACGGCGTGATCCTGCGCACGCTCGGTGCCACGCGGCGGCAGGTGCTCGCCGTGCAGGCGCTCGAATATGCGTTCCTCAGCATCGTGCTGTCGGCGCTCGCCTTGCTACTGGGGCTGGGTGGAGCCTGGTATGTCGTCACGCAGCTGTTCAGTTTCGAATGGCGGCCGGATTACACGACGGTGGTCGTGACCCTGGCGGGTGGAGCCGGGTTGACCATGGCGATCGGGCTGATCGGCGCGTGGCCCATTCTCGGCGCACGGCCGTCAGAGGCTTTGCGACAACTCTGA
- a CDS encoding reverse transcriptase-like protein, whose product MAYAQSTKLFFDGGCRPNPGPIECAVVRKGITYYRHDLGDGTNSDAEWLAAIHALEVASQNGDRDVTLVGDSTLVVTQANGTARCRSAVLEAHRVSFAEMALRFNRVRIRHIGRTQNLAGIALAKLHPR is encoded by the coding sequence ATGGCCTATGCGCAGTCGACCAAGCTGTTTTTCGACGGTGGATGCAGGCCCAACCCGGGCCCAATTGAATGCGCTGTCGTTCGCAAGGGGATCACGTATTACCGCCACGATCTCGGCGACGGCACCAACAGCGACGCAGAATGGCTGGCTGCGATCCATGCATTGGAAGTCGCGAGCCAAAACGGCGACCGCGACGTCACACTAGTCGGCGACTCCACGCTCGTCGTCACGCAGGCCAACGGGACGGCTCGGTGCCGCTCGGCAGTGCTTGAAGCGCACCGGGTGAGCTTCGCCGAGATGGCGCTCCGATTTAACCGCGTTCGCATACGCCATATCGGTCGGACGCAGAACCTCGCCGGCATTGCGCTCGCCAAGTTGCACCCGCGATAA
- a CDS encoding Crp/Fnr family transcriptional regulator: MQFSGLTARLGRSLDLTDAERTAIARVEQGERRLKAGDVLMAEGGDSNSLYIVRQGWMHSSTRLISGGRQILRFHYAGDLIGTSSIAWAQASTTLTAISDCLVTDLPKKDLGLLFQGQPRVAGLLYAIAAAENVAMSDRLTSIGRMGATERLSTLLLDILARLRVTAGGIVDSFDLPLTQSDLGDALGLTKVHVNRTIRGLERAGVIERNGRRIRIVDEAGLIESTGFTDRYGEIATDWLPPASA, from the coding sequence ATGCAATTCAGTGGCCTGACCGCTCGCCTCGGACGCAGCCTCGATCTCACCGATGCCGAGCGCACGGCGATCGCTCGCGTTGAGCAAGGCGAGCGCCGTCTGAAGGCGGGCGACGTGTTGATGGCGGAAGGCGGAGACAGCAACTCGCTCTATATCGTCCGGCAGGGCTGGATGCATTCGTCGACCCGCCTGATCTCGGGCGGACGCCAGATCCTGCGGTTCCACTATGCCGGCGACCTGATCGGCACGTCGAGCATCGCCTGGGCACAGGCGTCGACGACGCTCACCGCGATCTCGGACTGCCTCGTCACCGACCTTCCTAAGAAGGATTTGGGCCTGTTGTTCCAGGGGCAGCCTCGCGTCGCCGGGTTGCTCTACGCGATCGCTGCCGCCGAGAACGTCGCGATGAGCGATCGGCTGACCTCGATCGGGCGGATGGGTGCGACCGAACGCCTGTCGACGCTGTTGCTCGATATCCTCGCGCGGCTTCGGGTAACGGCGGGCGGGATCGTCGACTCCTTCGACCTTCCACTCACCCAGAGCGACCTGGGCGACGCGCTTGGCCTGACCAAGGTCCACGTCAACCGCACGATCCGCGGCCTCGAACGTGCGGGCGTCATCGAACGGAACGGGCGGCGGATCAGGATCGTCGATGAAGCCGGATTGATCGAGTCGACGGGCTTTACCGACCGATACGGCGAGATCGCAACCGACTGGCTACCACCGGCCAGCGCCTGA
- a CDS encoding ABC transporter ATP-binding protein, whose protein sequence is MSEPASADMVISARDVTLTLGASTAATTILKGIDLDIAQGTSVALLGPSGSGKSSLMAVLSGLERASSGQVQVAGLDFGKLDEDALARARRGRIGIVLQAFHLLPTMTALENVAVPMELAGMPDAFERPEVELAAVGLSHRIGHYPTQLSGGEQQRVAIARALGPRPALVFGDEPTGNLDAATGASVMDLLFDRRAATGATLIIITHDPVLAARCDRIVELADGRIAADRLR, encoded by the coding sequence ATGTCCGAACCTGCTTCCGCCGATATGGTGATCTCGGCGCGTGATGTCACGCTGACACTCGGCGCATCGACTGCCGCGACGACGATCCTGAAGGGGATCGATCTCGACATCGCGCAGGGCACCAGCGTTGCGCTGCTGGGGCCGTCGGGGTCGGGCAAGTCGTCGCTGATGGCGGTGCTTTCAGGACTGGAGCGCGCGAGCAGCGGGCAGGTCCAGGTCGCGGGCCTCGACTTCGGCAAGCTTGACGAGGATGCCCTGGCGCGTGCGCGGCGGGGACGCATCGGAATCGTCCTGCAGGCCTTCCATCTTCTACCGACGATGACCGCGCTCGAGAACGTCGCCGTGCCGATGGAACTGGCCGGGATGCCCGACGCGTTCGAGCGGCCGGAAGTCGAACTCGCCGCAGTCGGCCTGTCGCACCGCATCGGCCATTATCCCACGCAGCTTTCCGGCGGCGAGCAACAGCGCGTGGCGATCGCCCGTGCGCTCGGCCCGCGTCCCGCGCTCGTCTTCGGTGACGAACCGACCGGCAACCTGGATGCCGCCACCGGCGCTTCGGTCATGGACCTGTTGTTCGACCGCCGTGCCGCGACTGGTGCCACGTTGATCATCATCACGCACGACCCCGTACTTGCGGCGCGCTGCGACCGGATCGTCGAGCTCGCCGACGGCCGTATCGCCGCGGATCGCTTGCGGTGA
- a CDS encoding N-formylglutamate amidohydrolase: MNSTASQTLLTTEDTSPVTVINPAGASSFLLIGDHAGKAVPALLGTLGLSDADLSRHIGWDIGIGELGALLAERVDAVFVRQTYSRLVIDCNRSPDQADVIAAVSDDTVVPGNAALSEADRAARFAEIHEPYHAAIDAELARRDARDLPTAVIALHSFTPMMRGPLRDQARPWQIGILHDGGDTRFAQALLAVLRTEGDLIVGDNEPYRMDLIDYTVPRHAYPARAYAEIEIRQDLLASAENCAAWADRLARVLPVALERIGARRI; this comes from the coding sequence ATGAACAGCACTGCCAGCCAAACGCTGCTTACGACCGAGGATACCTCTCCGGTCACGGTGATCAACCCGGCAGGCGCGTCATCGTTCCTGCTGATCGGCGACCATGCGGGGAAAGCGGTACCGGCCCTGCTCGGGACGCTGGGCCTGAGCGACGCGGATCTGTCCCGCCATATCGGCTGGGACATCGGCATCGGCGAGCTCGGGGCGTTGCTGGCGGAGCGCGTCGACGCGGTGTTCGTGCGCCAGACCTATTCACGGCTGGTGATCGACTGCAACCGAAGCCCCGACCAAGCGGACGTCATCGCTGCGGTCAGCGACGACACAGTCGTGCCCGGGAATGCTGCGCTCAGCGAGGCGGATCGCGCGGCACGCTTCGCCGAGATCCACGAGCCGTATCACGCCGCGATCGACGCAGAACTGGCGCGCCGTGACGCACGCGACCTGCCGACGGCGGTGATCGCGTTGCACAGTTTTACCCCGATGATGCGCGGGCCGCTGCGGGATCAGGCGCGGCCATGGCAGATCGGCATTCTCCACGACGGTGGCGATACGAGATTCGCGCAGGCGCTGCTCGCGGTGTTGCGGACCGAAGGCGACCTTATCGTCGGCGACAACGAACCCTATCGGATGGACCTGATCGACTACACCGTTCCGCGGCATGCCTACCCAGCCCGCGCGTACGCCGAGATCGAGATACGACAGGACCTGTTGGCGTCTGCCGAGAATTGCGCCGCATGGGCCGATCGCCTTGCCCGCGTGCTGCCGGTCGCGCTCGAGCGGATCGGCGCACGCCGGATCTGA
- a CDS encoding transglutaminase family protein — protein MAFGEHRIMVRPRESYDQHLIDAKLTITPAPSDVRWLQDVFGNSVAIATFDKRAKDLVIDSQIRLNHSPAELQNVDIERYARFYPFTYSSEEMPDLLRSIERQHHDPLREIDAWARRFVGTGGQTDTLAMLSEMTAAIKREFTYVPRPEKGTQSPIETLARRKGTCRDYAMLMIEAVRALGFAARFISGYVYNPSSREQRTGGGNTHAWVRVYLPGSGWVEFDPTNGIVGNRGLIRVAVARDIYQAVPISGTWSGFPGSFLDMSVSVNIAVDDAATGDANSFQHTAITA, from the coding sequence GTGGCGTTTGGCGAGCACCGGATCATGGTCCGGCCGCGAGAAAGCTATGACCAGCACCTTATCGACGCCAAGCTGACGATCACGCCGGCGCCGTCCGACGTGCGTTGGCTGCAGGACGTGTTCGGCAATTCGGTCGCGATCGCCACGTTCGACAAGCGTGCGAAAGACCTTGTCATCGACAGCCAGATCCGGCTGAACCACAGTCCGGCCGAATTGCAGAACGTCGATATCGAACGCTATGCGCGCTTCTATCCGTTCACGTATTCGTCCGAGGAAATGCCCGACCTGTTGCGGTCGATCGAGCGCCAGCATCATGATCCGCTGCGCGAGATCGATGCCTGGGCGCGGCGTTTCGTCGGCACCGGGGGGCAGACCGACACGCTCGCGATGCTTTCGGAGATGACCGCGGCGATCAAGCGCGAGTTCACCTATGTCCCGCGCCCGGAAAAGGGCACGCAGTCGCCGATCGAGACGCTGGCGAGGCGCAAGGGGACGTGCCGCGATTATGCGATGCTGATGATCGAAGCGGTTCGCGCGCTCGGCTTCGCAGCGCGGTTCATCTCGGGCTATGTCTATAACCCCAGCAGCCGTGAGCAGCGTACCGGCGGTGGCAACACGCATGCGTGGGTCCGCGTTTATCTTCCGGGCTCCGGCTGGGTCGAGTTCGACCCCACCAACGGCATCGTGGGCAACCGCGGCCTGATCCGCGTCGCCGTCGCGCGCGACATCTACCAGGCGGTTCCGATCTCCGGCACCTGGAGCGGGTTTCCGGGGAGCTTCCTCGACATGAGCGTGTCCGTGAACATCGCTGTCGATGATGCCGCCACAGGCGATGCCAACAGTTTTCAACACACGGCGATAACGGCCTGA